Proteins from a genomic interval of Dermacentor variabilis isolate Ectoservices chromosome 8, ASM5094787v1, whole genome shotgun sequence:
- the LOC142591651 gene encoding uncharacterized protein LOC142591651 produces the protein MAVLKTQNEAILNLLGNNRECEMDEQPVQTYPLRTVDEIDHLEGNLKSSSSTRRQLCKVLGHIGGNTVRSTTSNILKYLLHDSVAVMYSLHGQKGKRALAETELCRIILESVRKNAATASASDAEIRTGIMAWLKNAQARLDAAMKRAHVETDQ, from the exons ATGGCTGTCTTAAAAACGCAAAATGAGGCCATTTTGAACCTCTTAGGTAATAACCGCGAGTGCGAGATGGATGAGCAGCCTGTACAGACATACCCGCTAAGGACGGTTGATGAAATTGACCATCTGGAAGGTAATTTGAAAAGCTCCAGCAGCACCCGCAGGCAACTG TGCAAAGTCCTAGGTCACATTGGCGGCAACACAGTGCGCTCAACAACTTCAAACATCTTGAAATATTTACTTCACGATTCCGTCGCTGTCATGTACAGTCTCCATgggcaaaaaggaaaaagagccTTGGCTGAGACGGAGTTGTGCCGCATAATTCTGG AGTCTGTACGAAAAAATGCAGCAACAGCATCTGCTTCAGACGCAGAGATCCGTACAGGTATCATGGCATGGCTAAAGAATGCGCAAGCCCGTCTTGATGCAGCCATGAAGCG ggcacatgttgaaACGGACCAATGA